A genomic stretch from Pagrus major chromosome 3, Pma_NU_1.0 includes:
- the LOC140993458 gene encoding major histocompatibility complex class I-related gene protein-like → MKASLLLLLFCHVSSPVKHSLKFILTASSGLPDFPEFVAGAVVDENLLGYCDSSKKIIELKHDWVKKVLEDDPHQLELYNWGCFVREPIFFKATINSLMQRFNQSGGVHILQRVNGCEWDDETGEVIGFSQYGYDGEDFLSIDLKTETWIALKPQAVITKLRWDADKARMKSIQNYLTVIHPERLKKFLYYGRSFLLRTELPSVSLLQKTPSSPVSCHATGFYPHRASLVWRKDGEELHEEVDHGEILPNHDGTFQMSVDLNLSSVTPEDWTRYDCVFQFSGVKEDIITKLEKDRIRTNWVKPSDMTVLVTAAVVVFALILIGAAGFIVYKKKKAISPPSSPDNSTELSEQLNPEICMTNTLSDSPGVT, encoded by the exons ATGAAAGCGTCATTGTTGTTGCTTCTCTTCTGTCACGTTTCATCACCAG TGAAACACTCCCTGAAGTTTATCTTAACTGCATCTTCTGGACTCCCAGACTTCCCGGAGTTTGTTGCAGGTGCAGTGGTTGATGAAAATCTGTTGGGCTACTGCGACAGCAGCAAAAAGATAATCGAATTAAAACACGACTGGGTGAAAAAAGTATTGGAAGATGATCCTCACCAGTTGGAGCTGTACAATTGGGGATGTTTTGTGCGGGAGCCAATTTTTTTCAAAGCCACAATCAATAGTTTGATGCAGCGCTTCAACCAAAGtggag gtgtccACATTTTACAGAGGGTGAATGGCTGTGAGTGGGATGATGAGACCGGAGAGGTTATTGGTTTTAGTCAGTATGGTTACGATGGAGAGGACTTCCTATCAATTGacctgaagacagagacatggaTCGCTCTAAAACCACAGGCTGTCATCACCAAACTGAGATGGGATGCTGACAAAGCTAGAATGAAAAGCATTCAGAATTACCTCACAGTGATTCACCCTGAGAGGCTGAAGAAGTTTTTGTATTATGGGAGGAGCTTTCTGCTGAGAACAG AgcttccctcagtgtctctcctccagaagactccctcctctccagtcagctgcCACGCTACAGGTTTCTACCCTCACAGAGCCTCACTCgtctggaggaaagatggagaggagcttcATGAGGAGGTGGACCACGGAGAGATCCTCCCCAACCACGATGGAACCTTCCAGATGAGTGTTGACCTGAACCtttcatcagtcacacctgaagactggacgaggtacgactgtgtgtttcagttctcTGGTGTGAAGGAGGACATCATCACCAAACTGGAGAAAGATCGGATCAGGACCAACTGGG TAAAGCCCAGTGACATGACCGTCCtcgtcactgctgcagtggttgttTTTGCTCTCATTCTCATCGGTGCTGCTGGATTCATCgtttacaaaaagaagaaag ccaTTAGCCCTCCATCTT ctcctgacaacagcacagagctctctgagcagctgaatcCAGAGATCTgcatgacaaacacactcagtgactcTCCTGGTGTCACTTGA
- the LOC140993534 gene encoding major histocompatibility complex class I-related gene protein-like, whose translation MKIFILLHLSSHFAFSVKHSLKYIFTASSGLPDFPEFVAAAMVDDNLVGYCDSSKKIIELKHDWVKKVLEDDPHQLELYKGSCFEREPTNFKAKINNLKQRFNQSGGVHILQRLTGCEWDDETEEVNGFSQYGYDGEDFLSIDLKTETWIAPKQQAFITKLRWDADKARMKFNENFLTVIFPQWLKMYLDYGRSFLLRTELPSVSLLQKTPSSPVSCHATGFYPHRASLFWRKNGEELHEEVDHGEILPNHDETFQMSVDLDLSSVKPEDWTRYDCVFQFSGVKEDIITKLEKDRIRTNWVKPSDMTVLVTAAVVVLALILIGAAGFIVYKKKKAISPPSSPDNSTELSEQLNPET comes from the exons ATGAAGATCTTCATTCTCTTGCATCTCTCGAGCCACTTTGCATTTTCGG TGAAACACTCCCTGAAGTATATCTTCACTGCATCTTCTGGACTCCCAGACTTCCCTGAGTTTGTTGCAGCTGCAATGGTTGATGATAATCTGGTGGGCTACTGCGACAGCAGCAAAAAGATAATTGAATTAAAACATGACTGGGTGAAAAAAGTATTGGAAGATGATCCTCACCAGTTGGAGCTTTACAAAGGATCATGTTTTGAGCGGGAGCCAACTAATTTCAAAGCCAAAATCAATAATTTGAAACAGCGCTTCAACCAAAGtggag gtgtCCACATTTTGCAGAGGTTGACTGGCTGTGAGTGGGATGATGAGACTGAAGAGGTTAATGGTTTTAGTCAGTATGGTTATGATGGAGAAGACTTCCTATCAATCGacctgaagacagagacatggaTCGCTCCAAAACAACAGGCTTTCATCACCAAACTGAGATGGGATGCTGACAAAGCTAGAATGAAATTCAATGAGAATTTCCTCACAGTGATTTTCCCTCAGTGGCTGAAGATGTATTTGGACTATGGGAGGAGCTTTCTGCTGAGAACAG AgcttccctcagtgtctctcctccagaagactccttcctctccagtcagctgcCACGCTACAGGTTTCTACCCTCACAGAGCCTCACTCTTCTGGAGGAAAAATGGAGAGGAGCTTCATGAGGAGGTGGACCACGGAGAGATCCTCCCCAACCACGATGAAACCTTCCAGATGAGTGTTGACCTGGACCTTTCATCAGTCAAACCTGAAGACTGGACGAGGtacgactgtgtgtttcagttctcTGGTGTAAAGGAGGACATCATCACCAAACTGGAGAAAGATCGGATCAGGACCAACTGGG TGAAGCCCAGTGACATGACCGTCCtcgtcactgctgcagtggttgttcTTGCTCTCATTCTCATCGGTGCTGCTGGATTCATCgtttacaaaaagaagaaag ccaTTAGCCCTCCATCTT ctcctgacaacagcacagagctctctgagcagctgaatccagagacctga
- the LOC140993994 gene encoding major histocompatibility complex class I-related gene protein-like: MLILCHVSSPVKHTMKVFFTASHGVPNFPVVVAVMQVNDVQTGYCDSRIKTAIPSQDWMGKLRDRDPKFWKWYTGECTVHQQVFKDEFYLLKKRLNETGSVHILQRMTACEWDEETGDIYGFHQYGYNGEDFLVLHLETQTWIAPKPKAVITKHMWDRDKARNDFYKNFIYRTCLECMQKQLEYGRSSLMRTELPSVSLLQKTPSSPVSCHATGFYPHRASLVWRKDGEELHEEVDHGEILPNHDGTFQMSVDLNLSSVTPEDWTRYDCMFQLYGVKEDIITKLEKDRIRTNWVKPSDMTVPVTAAVVVLALILIGAAGLIIYKKKKDTCLQHDVMAQAAALDGRTVSRTDRPLLVSARCPPCSPDNSSELSDKLNEET, from the exons ATGCTCATCCTCTGTCATGTTTCATCTCCAG TGAAACACACTATGAAGGTTTTCTTCACTGCATCTCATGGAGTCCCAAACTTCCCAGTGGTTGTGGCTGTTATGCAGGTTAATGACGTACAGACAGGATACTGTGACAGCAGAATCAAGACGGCTATACCCAGCCAAGACTGGATGGGAAAATTAAGAGACAGGGATCCAAAGTTCTGGAAGTGGTACACTGGGGAGTGTACTGTGCACCAGCAGGTCTTCAAAGATGAATTCTACCTTTTGAAGAAGCGCTTGAACGAAACTGGAA gTGTCCACATTTTACAGAGAATGACTGCTTGTGAATGGgatgaggagacaggagacatcTACGGTTTTCATCAATATGGTTATAATGGAGAAGACTTCCTGGTACTGCACCTGGAGACACAAACATGGATTGCCCCAAAACCAAAGGCTGTCATCACCAAACACATGTGGGACAGAGACAAAGCTAGAAATGACTTTTATAAGAACTTCATTTACCGTACCTGTCTTGAATGCATGCAGAAGCAGTTGGAATACGGGAGGAGCTCTTTAATGAGAACAG agcttccctcagtgtctctcctccagaagactccctcctctccagtcagctgcCACGCTACAGGTTTCTACCCTCACAGAGCCTCACTCgtctggaggaaagatggagaggagcttcATGAGGAGGTGGACCACGGAGAGATCCTCCCCAACCATGATGGAACCTTCCAGATGAGTGTTGACCTGAACCtttcatcagtcacacctgaagacTGGACGAGGTACGACTGTATGTTTCAGCTCTATGGTGTGAAGGAGGACATCATCACCAAACTGGAGAAAGATCGGATCAGGACCAACTGGG TGAAGCCCAGTGACATGACCGTCCccgtcactgctgcagtggttgttcTTGCTCTCATTCTCATTGGTGCTGCTGGACTcataatttacaaaaagaagaaag ATACCTGTCTCCAGCACGACGTCATGGCTCAAGCTGCTGCACTCGACGGGCGGACCGTGTCCCGAACAGACAGACCTCTTCTTGTTTCAGCCAGATGCCCTCCATGTT CTCCTGACAACAGCTCTGAGCTCTCTGACAAACTGAATGAAGAAACTTGA